The DNA window ATCGACGGAGTTGCAGTGGAGAGATCGATCTCCTCGGTGAACTCGACTTCAAGGACCGCGTCCCGGTACGCGACCTCATAGACCTCCGGGGTGCCGGTATCGAGAATGACGGCATCTTCGGATGGCCAAGTGAACGGAACGACTAGTGCCTCCGCGAGCTTGTTGTGGAAGCTGTCGAGAATCGCATCGGGTTCCACATGAAGCGTGACCGAAGTACCGGTTGCTGGGGGAGAGGAAAGCTCAAGCTCCACCCGGTGCCGCTTGGCATGGAGAACGGTCGTATCGAGCGACAGGGAGATGGTCTCCGGCGCCGCCTCCAAGCGAGCAGCTCCATTCTCGAGCGCGGTAGTGAGAGCTTGGCTGCTTACCAGATCTGAGATCTCCAGCCAGAGCTCACCTTGGACTACCCGAACCTGCTCGACTCGGGGAGGCGTGAGGTCGGCGTAGATCTTCCTTTCGCCATACGGTGAGTAGGAGTAGCGCTCGATGGGCTTGCCGTCCGTGCCCGTGACCAGCGCGAGGTTGCCGGAACTGTCGTAGATCGGCGTGTAGCGCTGCTCCAATACGCCGTCCCCGTCGGCGTCGTGCTCGATGCGAACGATCTCATCCAGCCCCGGGCCGTAGGTCCGTCGGGATTGAAGCGTGCCGTTGACGGAGGTCTCGATGGCGCGCTGGCCGGACCAGGCGGTTTGCACAACGTCCGTCCCAAGGCGCTGCTCGACCCGCCGGTTGAAGGCGTCGTAACCGTAGCTCGCCAGGACTGTTCCCTGAGTGTTCCGAACCTCCGTAAGCCGGTTGCGGAAGTCGTAGGCGAAGTGGAGGTCGCCCTTGCGCGTCAGGTTGCCGTTGGCGTCCCACGCCAGGGGCACATCACCGACGGACGAGGGTCGGTTGCGGCCCGAGCCGTCGAGGGGCAGAGCCTGCTCGGTGGCCACGCCGTCGCGGACGGCGGTGCGGGACAGGAGGTTGTCGGCGCTGTCGTAGGCGAAGCGGTGTTCGTCGGCCTCTTCTTGGACCTGCGCGGGCTGGCTGTGAGCAGATTGGCTTTCCGCTGGTTGCGCCAGGGGAAGGGTCACGAGTAGCGCTATTGCCAGGATCTGTTTGAGGCTCAGCATGGTCTCCTCCGAGAAAGGTCTCCCGAGAAAGTAACACGGTGACTGCTGGAATTCTGACGCAGCCCTCCGGTGTACCCGCAGGGTTGGCCGAGCCCAACCCCGGGATCCTTGCGAAGGTTCCGGAGGGTGAGAGGCTTCATTCCGCGAAACCCTCCTGGATTCCAAAAACCCGTTCATCAAACGGCCTCTCCACGGTCAAAAGCCAGCCCCTCACAACCCCACCACATCCCCCTCCCGAGCCACCTCAAAGCCCCTCTCCCTCACTTCTTCAGCAGCCTCACTCTCCGGATCGAGCAGAGGATTGGTGTGGTTGAAGTGGATGAAGTGAACTTTGGCCTTGTCTTCCGGCGGGAGGGATTGGAGGAGGGCCATGGTTTCGGGGACGTAGGGGTGAGGGATTTCGGACATGTCGCGGCCGGGGAGCTCGTCGGGGTGGTAGAAGGTGGCGTCGATGTAGGCGCGGTCGATGCGGTCGAGGAGGAGGGGGAGGGAGCCGCCCCAGCGGGACCATTTGTCAATGTCGGGGAGGAAGACCACGGTGCGGTGGGGGCCGTGGATCTCGAAGGCGACGGTTTCGGAGAATTCGTCGCGGTGGGGGACGAGGAAGGGGCGGACGACGAGATCCTCGCCGAGGGTCACGTTGGCCAGCACGGCGAGCTTCTCCAGCCGGATGTTGCCCAGCTCCACCAGCTGGCTCCAGGGACCGTTGTTGCGCAGAAAGTCGGCCATGCGGGGCATGGCGTAGACCGGAGCGCCTTGAGCACCCAGGGCCTCCCGCCCGAGGTACATGAGTCCGGTGTAATGGCCGATGTGGGCGTGGGTGAGGAAGACGCCGCCGAAGGTGCTGCCGGGCGGGGCGAGGGAGCGGAGGCGGTCGTATTGGGCAGGGAAGTCCGGGGTGGCTTCGAAGAGCCAGAAGCGCTTGGAGGCTGGATCCACCATTCCCAGACTCACCACGGAGCGGGATTCCCGCTGGCCGGCGCGAACGGCGCGGCAGCAGTCACGGTCACAGCCCAGCTGCGGGTAGCCGGCAT is part of the Acidobacteriota bacterium genome and encodes:
- a CDS encoding MBL fold metallo-hydrolase, which translates into the protein MKLHPFVSLLITAALCAFAGAHAQDAPAPVPEPFTGADYETPPGSDPYLVVLGVAQDAGYPQLGCDRDCCRAVRAGQRESRSVVSLGMVDPASKRFWLFEATPDFPAQYDRLRSLAPPGSTFGGVFLTHAHIGHYTGLMYLGREALGAQGAPVYAMPRMADFLRNNGPWSQLVELGNIRLEKLAVLANVTLGEDLVVRPFLVPHRDEFSETVAFEIHGPHRTVVFLPDIDKWSRWGGSLPLLLDRIDRAYIDATFYHPDELPGRDMSEIPHPYVPETMALLQSLPPEDKAKVHFIHFNHTNPLLDPESEAAEEVRERGFEVAREGDVVGL